One genomic segment of Desulfovibrio sp. UCD-KL4C includes these proteins:
- the atpA gene encoding F0F1 ATP synthase subunit alpha, with amino-acid sequence MQIKAEEISKIIEDQIQNYESKVEMSETGTVLLVGDGIARVHGVENAMAMELLEFPGGLMGMVLNLEEDNVGVALLGDDTGIKEGDPVKRTGKLFSVPVGPAVMGRVVNPLGQPIDGLGPIESDETRPVELKAPGIIARKSVHEPMYTGLKAIDAMTPVGRGQRELIIGDRQVGKTAICIDAILAQKDSGIHCFYVAIGQKKAAVALVADILRKHGAMEYTTIISATASEPAPLQFISAYTGATMAEYYRDGGKHALIAYDDLSKQAVAYRQMSLLLRRPPGREAFPGDVFYLHSRLLERSCKVNDSLGAGSLTALPIIETQAGDVSAYIPTNVISITDGQVYLEPNLFNAGVRPAINVGLSVSRVGGAAQIKAMKQVAGTLRLDLAQYRELAAFAAFGSDLDKATQQKLNRGARMVELLKQSQFKPMNVMQQVISLYAGTRGHMDEIPVSAVRKFEDELVEFIASAKPEIMEGIKTKQALDDEIEGKLKAALEEFKKGFTA; translated from the coding sequence ATGCAGATTAAAGCGGAAGAAATCAGCAAAATCATTGAAGATCAGATTCAGAATTATGAATCAAAGGTCGAGATGAGCGAAACAGGTACCGTTCTCTTAGTTGGTGATGGTATCGCTCGTGTACATGGTGTTGAGAACGCAATGGCTATGGAACTCCTCGAGTTTCCTGGTGGCCTTATGGGTATGGTTCTCAACCTTGAAGAAGATAACGTTGGTGTCGCTCTTCTCGGCGATGATACCGGCATTAAAGAAGGTGACCCGGTAAAACGTACCGGTAAACTGTTCTCTGTTCCTGTTGGACCAGCTGTTATGGGTCGTGTTGTTAACCCACTCGGTCAGCCTATTGACGGACTCGGACCAATTGAATCTGATGAAACTCGTCCTGTTGAGCTTAAAGCTCCCGGTATTATTGCTCGTAAATCTGTACATGAACCAATGTACACAGGCCTCAAGGCTATCGACGCAATGACTCCAGTTGGACGTGGACAGCGTGAACTTATCATCGGTGACCGTCAGGTTGGTAAAACCGCGATCTGCATCGATGCTATCCTTGCTCAGAAAGATTCCGGTATTCATTGTTTCTACGTAGCTATCGGACAGAAGAAAGCAGCGGTTGCTCTTGTTGCTGACATTCTCCGTAAGCACGGCGCAATGGAATACACCACAATCATTTCTGCAACAGCTTCCGAACCAGCTCCACTGCAGTTTATTTCTGCATATACCGGAGCTACCATGGCTGAATACTACCGTGATGGTGGTAAACATGCCCTGATCGCATATGATGACCTTTCCAAGCAGGCAGTAGCATACAGACAGATGTCCCTCTTGCTTCGTCGTCCTCCAGGACGTGAGGCTTTCCCTGGTGACGTTTTCTACTTGCATTCACGTCTCCTTGAACGTTCTTGTAAAGTTAACGACAGCCTCGGCGCTGGTTCTTTGACAGCTTTGCCTATCATTGAAACTCAAGCCGGTGACGTTTCCGCATATATCCCGACCAACGTTATTTCCATTACTGACGGTCAGGTTTACCTTGAGCCAAACCTCTTCAACGCCGGTGTTCGTCCTGCTATTAACGTAGGTCTGTCCGTTTCCCGTGTTGGTGGTGCTGCTCAGATCAAGGCTATGAAACAGGTTGCCGGTACACTCCGTCTTGACCTTGCTCAGTATCGTGAACTTGCAGCATTTGCTGCTTTCGGTTCCGACCTTGATAAAGCGACTCAGCAGAAACTGAACCGCGGTGCCCGTATGGTTGAGCTTCTCAAGCAGTCACAGTTTAAACCTATGAACGTAATGCAGCAGGTTATCTCCTTGTACGCCGGAACTCGCGGCCACATGGATGAAATTCCTGTTTCTGCTGTTCGTAAGTTTGAAGATGAGCTTGTTGAATTCATCGCAAGTGCTAAGCCTGAAATTATGGAAGGCATTAAGACTAAGCAGGCTCTTGATGATGAAATCGAAGGCAAGCTGAAGGCCGCTCTTGAAGAGTTTAAAAAAGGTTTCACAGCTTAA
- a CDS encoding F0F1 ATP synthase subunit gamma: MASLKDVQNQIVSIKKTKQITKAMNMVASAKLRGAQSRIDRFRPYADKFYEMLGDLAAGADSSVHPLLEVHEEIKTVGIMLVTSDRGLCGSFNANMIQSAMKLAEEKKAEGKAVKFYCVGKRGRATVNKSDFEIIESYLDEMNSFDFNLAISIGNKVIDAYLAEELDEVYLVYGKFVSVASQEPTRLKLLPMSSDVAAEEGESNTSSEYIYEPSVEGLLAELLPRFVKVQVYRGLLDTSTSEHAARMAAMDNASRACDDMTESLTLLYNKTRQAAITADLMDIVGGAEALKG; encoded by the coding sequence ATGGCTTCTCTTAAGGATGTACAGAATCAAATAGTCAGTATTAAAAAGACTAAGCAGATTACCAAAGCGATGAACATGGTCGCGTCGGCTAAGTTGCGTGGTGCTCAATCAAGAATTGATCGCTTCCGCCCTTATGCAGACAAGTTCTATGAAATGCTTGGTGACCTTGCAGCCGGAGCGGACTCCAGTGTCCACCCTTTGCTTGAAGTCCATGAAGAGATCAAAACTGTCGGCATTATGCTCGTCACTTCTGATCGCGGACTTTGCGGTAGTTTTAATGCGAATATGATACAATCGGCCATGAAATTGGCTGAAGAAAAGAAGGCTGAAGGTAAAGCAGTAAAGTTCTACTGTGTAGGTAAAAGAGGGCGCGCAACTGTTAATAAAAGTGACTTTGAAATCATTGAATCATATTTAGATGAAATGAACTCATTTGACTTTAACCTCGCTATCTCTATCGGCAACAAAGTAATTGATGCTTACCTCGCTGAAGAACTTGATGAAGTTTACCTTGTCTATGGAAAGTTTGTAAGTGTTGCTTCTCAGGAACCTACTAGACTTAAACTTCTGCCCATGTCTTCGGATGTTGCGGCGGAAGAAGGTGAGTCTAATACTTCCAGCGAATACATTTACGAACCTTCTGTCGAAGGTCTTCTCGCGGAGCTTCTGCCCCGTTTTGTGAAGGTTCAGGTTTATCGCGGCTTACTCGATACATCCACTAGTGAACATGCTGCCCGCATGGCTGCTATGGATAACGCATCCAGAGCTTGCGACGACATGACTGAATCACTGACCTTGCTTTATAACAAAACTAGGCAGGCCGCTATTACCGCGGATCTTATGGACATTGTCGGCGGCGCAGAAGCGCTGAAAGGATAA
- the atpD gene encoding F0F1 ATP synthase subunit beta, with the protein MSKVIGKIVQVIGAVVDVEFPEGQLPNILTAVQIDNPNNTDAPDLICEVAQHLGNNVVRTIAMDATEGLVRGMDVVALGIAITVPVGDAVLGRILNVVGRPVDELGPIATDKEMPIHRAAPDFTELSTKVELLETGIKVVDLLVPFPKGGKMGLFGGAGVGKTVILMEMINNIAKQHGGKSCFAGVGERTREGNDLYHEMKDAGVLEKSALVYGQMNEPPGARARVALTALTIAEYFRDVEGEDVLLFVDNIFRFTQAGSEVSALLGRMPSAVGYQPTLGTDLGGLQERITSTNKGSITSVQAVYVPADDLTDPAPATTFSHLDGTLVLSRQIAELGIYPAVDPLDSTSRILDPNILGDEHYNTAREVQMVLQKYKDLQDIIAILGMDELSDEDKQTVARARRIQRFLSQPFHVAEVFTGTPGVYVKLEDSIKAFRGILDGKYDDMAENSFYMVGAIEEAIEKEKNK; encoded by the coding sequence ATGAGTAAAGTTATAGGTAAAATTGTTCAGGTTATCGGCGCCGTTGTTGACGTCGAGTTCCCTGAAGGGCAATTGCCCAACATTCTGACTGCTGTACAGATTGACAACCCGAACAACACCGACGCTCCAGACCTCATTTGTGAAGTCGCACAGCATCTCGGTAACAACGTTGTTCGTACCATTGCTATGGACGCTACCGAAGGTCTCGTTCGCGGCATGGATGTTGTTGCTCTTGGTATAGCAATCACAGTTCCTGTTGGTGATGCAGTTCTTGGACGTATCCTGAACGTTGTTGGTCGCCCTGTGGATGAACTAGGCCCGATCGCAACTGATAAAGAAATGCCCATTCATCGTGCTGCTCCTGACTTTACCGAGCTTTCAACTAAAGTTGAATTGCTTGAAACCGGTATCAAAGTTGTTGACCTTCTTGTTCCTTTCCCCAAGGGCGGAAAAATGGGTCTCTTCGGTGGTGCTGGTGTTGGTAAAACCGTTATTCTCATGGAAATGATTAACAACATTGCGAAACAGCACGGTGGTAAATCTTGCTTTGCTGGTGTTGGTGAGCGTACCCGTGAAGGTAATGACCTCTATCACGAAATGAAAGACGCTGGAGTTCTGGAGAAATCCGCTCTAGTATACGGACAGATGAACGAACCTCCGGGGGCACGTGCTCGTGTTGCTCTGACAGCTCTCACCATCGCTGAATACTTCCGTGATGTTGAAGGTGAAGACGTTCTTCTGTTTGTTGATAATATATTCCGCTTCACACAGGCTGGTTCCGAAGTCTCCGCACTTCTCGGACGCATGCCTTCAGCTGTTGGTTATCAGCCTACTCTGGGTACTGACCTTGGTGGACTTCAGGAACGTATTACTTCTACTAACAAAGGTTCTATTACCTCTGTTCAGGCTGTATACGTACCTGCTGATGACCTTACTGACCCTGCACCAGCTACTACCTTCTCTCATCTTGACGGAACACTCGTTCTTTCCCGTCAGATTGCAGAGCTTGGTATTTACCCTGCTGTTGACCCTCTTGACTCCACTTCACGTATTCTCGACCCGAATATTCTCGGTGATGAGCATTACAACACTGCTCGTGAAGTCCAGATGGTTCTGCAGAAATATAAAGATCTTCAAGACATCATCGCCATTCTCGGAATGGACGAATTGTCAGATGAAGATAAGCAGACTGTTGCTCGTGCACGTCGCATTCAGCGTTTCCTCTCACAGCCTTTCCACGTTGCTGAAGTTTTCACCGGTACCCCCGGTGTTTACGTAAAGCTCGAGGATTCTATTAAGGCATTCAGAGGAATTCTTGACGGTAAGTACGATGATATGGCTGAAAACTCTTTCTACATGGTTGGCGCAATCGAAGAAGCCATCGAAAAAGAGAAAAACAAATAG
- a CDS encoding F0F1 ATP synthase subunit epsilon has translation MASKLLLEIVTPDRKVLSQEVDYVGAPGIEGEFGIMANHIPFLSALGIGNLHYNDGSRTHYVFVSGGFAEVGNNKVTILAEVAEKAVEIDVARAQKAQEKAKARMAKAKDSLESARAQAALHRAIARLSCKDAA, from the coding sequence ATGGCTAGTAAGCTCCTCTTGGAAATCGTTACTCCTGATCGCAAGGTCCTTTCTCAGGAAGTCGACTATGTCGGTGCTCCTGGGATTGAGGGTGAGTTTGGTATTATGGCCAATCACATACCCTTTCTTTCGGCTCTTGGCATAGGTAACCTTCATTATAATGATGGTTCCCGCACTCACTATGTATTCGTTTCCGGCGGCTTTGCTGAAGTCGGGAATAACAAAGTGACTATTTTAGCCGAGGTTGCTGAAAAGGCCGTTGAGATCGATGTCGCTCGAGCTCAGAAAGCTCAGGAAAAAGCGAAAGCTCGTATGGCAAAAGCAAAGGATAGTCTCGAATCAGCTCGCGCGCAGGCTGCTCTTCACAGAGCGATTGCTCGCCTAAGCTGTAAAGATGCTGCCTAG
- the glmU gene encoding bifunctional UDP-N-acetylglucosamine diphosphorylase/glucosamine-1-phosphate N-acetyltransferase GlmU encodes MHDLLACALVLAGGKGTRMHSDKPKVLKTLLGESMLYYVYNALRPSIGDEIFTIVGFGSEYVEDSFPQMKERFILQKEQLGTGHALQQGWDCVKNSGHEYCLVINGDTPLISAKAVSDFLDAVKEDGADLSFVTITPHEPNQFGRVIRNKAGQVTAIVEAKDYDEFIHGPASGEVNAGIYCLKISVVEDLLFNLTNENKSGEYYITDLVDLAVDRGMHVTAVDCGNSVDLMGINSPYELAKAESTLKMRMAENWLRSGVIIHNWESAVVGPRVKIEPGVEMTGPCELYGETSIASGAVIKSHVVIIDSNIGENAEIKAYSHLEDAKVGPECSVGPYGRLRPGAVLEEGAKIGNFVEMKKAILGKGAKASHLTYLGDSEIGAGTNIGAGTITCNYDGKNKFKTIIGENAFIGSNTALVAPVTVGNGVLIAAGSTITKNVNDGDLAVARSRQVNISRTSQKS; translated from the coding sequence ATGCATGATTTATTAGCTTGTGCCCTTGTTCTCGCAGGAGGAAAAGGGACACGTATGCACTCTGATAAACCTAAGGTCCTAAAGACTCTTCTAGGTGAATCGATGCTATATTATGTTTACAACGCATTGCGCCCATCCATCGGTGATGAGATATTTACAATAGTCGGGTTTGGCTCTGAGTATGTCGAAGATTCCTTTCCTCAAATGAAGGAAAGGTTTATTCTTCAAAAAGAGCAGCTTGGAACTGGGCATGCCCTGCAGCAAGGCTGGGATTGCGTTAAGAATTCCGGTCATGAGTATTGTTTAGTTATAAACGGGGATACTCCACTTATAAGCGCAAAGGCTGTCAGTGATTTTCTTGATGCAGTAAAAGAAGACGGTGCCGACTTGTCTTTTGTTACGATTACTCCTCACGAACCCAATCAGTTCGGGAGAGTCATTCGCAATAAAGCAGGGCAGGTTACGGCAATTGTTGAAGCTAAAGATTATGACGAGTTTATACACGGACCTGCCAGCGGAGAAGTTAATGCTGGAATTTATTGTCTTAAAATCTCTGTTGTAGAAGATTTGTTGTTCAATCTTACCAATGAAAATAAAAGTGGTGAATATTATATCACGGATTTGGTAGATCTCGCCGTAGATCGGGGGATGCATGTAACAGCTGTTGATTGCGGTAATTCTGTTGACCTTATGGGAATTAACAGTCCTTATGAGCTTGCAAAGGCAGAATCAACACTCAAGATGAGAATGGCAGAAAATTGGTTGCGTTCCGGAGTGATAATTCATAATTGGGAATCCGCAGTTGTTGGCCCCCGTGTAAAGATTGAGCCGGGTGTGGAAATGACCGGACCATGTGAGCTTTATGGTGAAACTTCAATTGCATCGGGCGCTGTAATTAAATCTCATGTTGTAATAATTGATAGCAATATCGGTGAAAATGCGGAAATTAAAGCGTACAGCCATCTTGAAGACGCAAAGGTTGGACCTGAGTGTTCAGTTGGTCCTTACGGTCGTCTTCGTCCTGGGGCCGTGCTTGAAGAAGGGGCGAAGATAGGTAATTTTGTTGAGATGAAAAAAGCTATCCTTGGAAAAGGGGCAAAAGCAAGCCATCTTACCTATCTCGGAGACAGTGAAATCGGAGCAGGAACAAATATTGGTGCAGGAACTATTACCTGCAATTACGATGGAAAAAATAAGTTTAAAACTATTATTGGTGAAAATGCTTTTATCGGCAGCAACACAGCTCTAGTAGCTCCCGTTACTGTCGGAAACGGTGTGCTTATAGCCGCCGGATCAACTATTACTAAAAATGTGAATGACGGTGATTTAGCTGTCGCTAGATCAAGACAAGTCAACATTTCCCGGACTTCTCAGAAGTCTTGA
- a CDS encoding cell division protein ZapA: MPRYTIPVLGLEISFKTDADKIRIEAAKDVLEERFGELTRGGKDVSREKLLTCLALSLADDYLENSRKLEMMEEKINALLEK; encoded by the coding sequence ATGCCTCGTTACACTATACCGGTTCTAGGCCTTGAAATATCGTTCAAGACTGATGCGGACAAAATAAGAATAGAAGCCGCAAAGGATGTGCTTGAAGAACGGTTCGGTGAACTTACTCGAGGCGGAAAGGATGTAAGTAGGGAAAAGTTGCTGACTTGTTTAGCCTTAAGCCTTGCTGATGACTATCTTGAAAACAGCCGCAAGCTAGAAATGATGGAAGAGAAGATAAACGCGCTATTAGAGAAGTGA